DNA sequence from the Sinomonas terrae genome:
GTTTCGTCAAGTGATCTGGCCCCGGCTGTCGGCGCCGATTGTGGCCCCCGCTTGAAGGGCAGCGATCAGGATGAGGCCGCTGCTGCCGTGGATTTGCGTCGGCTCGAGGTCCTGCTGGTTCGGAGGCGGTAGGAGTCAGTGCCGGTTTCGAGGATGTGAGCATTGAAGGTGACGCGGTCGACGATGGCAGCCATGATCGACCGGATCGTCCACCACGCAGAGGTCGTCACCCTCAAGGGCTCCTCATACCGGCTCAGGAACACGAGATCGAAACCCTGCCCCCTCCGTACGAGCCGGAAACGCGGCAGACTATAACCACTCGAACTGACCGGATCTCGAAGAGCACAAACGTTCAGTTCCTCAAGAGCGTCAACGGAACCGACGACAGACAAAGCCCCGACCGCGTTCACCCGACGGTGGGAGGTTCGGTCCGATGGCAGATGTCGACCGGTTCAGAATCCTCCTGAGCAGCCTCGGCTCTCGTCCGGGCGCGCCGTACCACAATGCTCCGAGTCGCAGCTCTGCATGTGAGCCTGCCATGGCTATGCGAAGGCGTGCCCGGGGTAGCCGTGTTGGGAGTCACGACCACTCGTTCCGGGCACGCATGGCGAGCCTACTGTGACTGGGCATCCTCAGGGTGTCCGACTGTTGAAGCCGCCGCAAACTACGGTCGCCGCATTCTTTCAGCGACGCTGTCAGCCCCCGAGGCTTTGGCCAAGGTTCGAAGTCGTCGAGGCGCCGTCGAACCCCAACCCCTGCCAGTATCCGCGCCGGCTGCCACCGAGCGTCCGTGTCAGGTGGGTAGGACACTGCGGCCACGGGCCAAGGCGCTGGGGCCGCACCGCGGCAAGAAGGGGAGCGGAATACACAGCGAAATCAACACCTGAGTCACAACGATGCCCACCATTCCAGGAGGGTGTCAAGCCATTCGGCGACAACCGGAGCCAGGCGTCGTAGAAGCGCGTTCGGCGCCGCGGCCTTCGGCGCCCCCTCACGCCGCGCCTGGGGCAGCGAGCGCCCGGCTCCAAGTAGCTTCCTGAATCCTTTCGAAGGTTCACACCTTCTGAGCACGGCCTGCCGGCCAGGGCCCTCCACCGGCAGGTCTCGCCGGGCGGCGATCTCCGTCCAGCCGGGCAGAGACCGCCAGCCCCCGACAGGAAGGCCGGGGCCGGTCCGGATGGTGCGCACCCGACTGCGACCACGCCACACCCCCGCCCAGCCGCGGCCCGGAGTCAGGGGGTCAGCGGTCAGGGGCCAGGGGTCTTCACCGTCTCCCTCCCTGCCGGCCCGCAGGGCCCCGACCCGACCGGCGGGGCGAAGGAGCACGCGGGTAGGGACGCGTTCCGCAGCACTGGACGATGGCCGGACGGGATCCCCGGCGCGGATCGAATATGCCTTGGAGAATCCTTGCGAATCTCTTGGGAACAATTGGGGGAAGGATGCGCGAATTCCCGCTCGAATTCATGGGACCCGTTGCTATTCTCGTAATTGCTCTTCCCGGCAATCCGCTTTGCCGGGCGCGCCCCGATGAGGGTCCGGTATTCATGGTGCCGAATTCCTTGGCTGGGTGCGGCTTGAGGAGGGGCGGTGGCCTTGGCCAAGGCTTCCTGCCCCGTCTGGCGCTGTCGTCCCGGTCCTGGAGAAAAGGGCAGGGAGGGCGGCGGACAGGACGGCTCAAATGCGTATCCGGTGCGGCTCCCGCTGCACATGCCACGGCCGTCCGTGGAATTCCTGCCCGCGGGATTTATGCGCTTCGGGCAGGCGGCAGGGGTTTGTCAGGCCGGGCGATGGCGGCTCATTAATGCGTGCCAGTACCGGTCCCATTCGAAGAGAAAACAGGAACAATCATGCGCAGAACTACTAAGGCCCTGGCGGTCCTCGCCGTCTCGGGCATGGCATTGGGCGCGGGCGCGGCGGCGGCCTCGGCCGACACCGTGAACTCGACGGTCTCGGGCGGGTCGCTGACGGTGAGCACGGCGGCCCCCACGCTCTCGGCGGTGACGCTGAACGGGACGAACACCCAGACCTCCACCGGCACCTCGGGGACCTGGACCATCACGGACGCCCGGGGCACCGGGGCGAACTGGACGGTCTCGGCCAGCGCGACGGCCTTCACCAGCGCCGCGGGCACGGTGGAGACCACCGCCCGAACGATCGCGGCGACCGCGCTGACGGTCACCCCGGGCACGGTCACCCCGGGCGCCGGCTCGGACGCCGCGACGATCTCCGCCCCGGCACTGGCGATGTCCACGACCTCCCAGGCCCTGATCAGCGCCACCGGACCGGCCAAGGGCACCTACACCCTGGCCCCCTCGTTCAGCCTGGCCATCCCGGCCAACGCCTACCGCTCCAACTACTCCGGCACGGTCGGCTCCTCGGCCCTGAACCCCTACACCTCCACCCTCACCTACACCATCGGCTGACACCCTGCCGATGCCGGCGGCCTGCCCCAAACGCCCTTGGGGGCCGGGCAGGCCGCCGGCGGCGGGGGCAGCCCCTCCGCCGCGAACCCCGTCCCATGGTTTTGACAGTCTTAGCGGGACCCACCCTGGCAATCTAAGCGGGACCCACTTGGGGGTCTTGGGAGTGTCGGCGGCAATCTAAGCCGGACCCACCCTCCACCGTGATCAGACGAGTCGAGTCTGATTGCCGGAGGTGGAGGATGAGGATGGAGCCGCGGGTGGAGTTGTTCGCTCGCATTCGCAGGGATTCGCGCGTCGAGAGTCTGGGGATCCGCGCGCTGGCGAAACGCCACGGTGTGGGCCGGAACACCGTGCGGCAGGCGCTGACATCGGCGGAGCCCCCGCCGAAGAAGCCCCGCGTCCGGTCTGCCCCTCGGCTGGGGCCGTTCAGGGCCGAGATCGACCAGATGCTCCGCGCTGATCTGGAGGCGCCGAGGAAGCAGCGGCATTCTGCCGTTCGCGTCGCCGAAGTCCTCGTCGAGCGGCATGGCGCCGACGTCGCACCGTCGTACTCGACCGTGCGGAACTACGTGCGCGCTCGACGGGCGGAGATCGCCGCCGAGCGTGGAAGTGTCGCCGCGGACGCCGTCGTGCCTCAGGAGCACGCCCCGGGCGAGGAAGCCGAGGTCGACTTCGGCGAGGTCTGGATCGTCCTGGCGGGGGTGAGGACGAAGTGCCACATGTTCATCATGCGGCTGAGCCACAGCGGCCGCGCGGTCCACCGCGTCTACTCCACCCAGTCCCAGGAGGCCTTCCTCGAAGGCCATCTCGAGGCGTTCGACGAGTTCGGCGGGGTGCCGACCCGCCACATCAGGTACGACAATCTCTCCTCGGCGGTCCGGCGGGTCGTGTTCGGGGCGGGGCGCGTCCGGGATGAGAACGAGCGCTGGATCCTGTTCCGGTCGACGGCCGGCTTCGATCCGTTCTACTGCATCCCAGGGGTGGAGGGCGCCCACGAGAAGGGCGGAGTCGAGGGCGAGGTCGGCTGGTTCCGCCGCCGGCGCCTGACCCCGGTGCCCGAGGTGTCCTCCCTGGCGGAGCTGAACGAGAGGATCCGGGAATGGGAAGCCCAGGACCTCAACCGGAAGATCACTGGCCGGCCGCGCACGATCGGGGAGGACTTCGAGGCCGAGAGGCCCTTCCTCGCCCCGCTGCCCGCCGAGAGGTTCGACCCGGGCCTGCCGTTGTATCCGCGGGTGGACCGCTCGGCGCTGATCACGGTCCGGCAGGCCAAGTACTCGGTCCCGGCCCGCCTGATCGGGCGGAAGGTGCGGGTCTCCCTGCGGGCGACGGAGCTGGTCGTCTTCGACGGGCGCACCCAGGTGGCCCGGCACGAGCGTGTTGTCGAGCGCTACGGGCAGTCCGTCCAGCTCGACCACTACCTCGAGGTCCTTGCCCGCAAGCCCGGCGCCCTCCCGGGCTCGACCGCGCTTGCCAGGGCGAGGGAGTCGGGGACATTCACCAGCGCCCATGAGGCGTTCTGGGCAGAGTCCCGCAAGGTCAACGGCGACGCCGCCGGCACCAGAGAGCTGATCGATGTGCTCCTGCTCCACCGCAGCCTGCGCGCCTCGGACGTGATCGCCGGGATCCGGGCAGCGCTCTCGGTCGGTGCGGTCTCGGCCGACGTCGTCGCCATCGAGGCCAGGATGCACGCCAACGGCTCCACCCTCGGAATGCATCATCCCCATCAGCAGCCCGAACCCGTCGAGCACCGCGTCATCAGCCTCACCCAGCGCCGGCTCACCGATCCCGCCGCGGTGATTGCGGGCCTGCCGAAGGACACCCGCCCGGTGCCGAGCGTGACCGCCTACGACGAACTCCTCAAACGGCGCAAGAAGCCCGGGAAGTCCCCGGCCGAGAGCGAAGGAACAACAGCATGAGCCCCACCGTCACGAGGGTCGCCACGACCCTGCGCCGCCAGCGCAGCATGAGCGAGGAAGCGGCCCAGGCCGCGGTCGAGCAGGCCTGCCGGCGCCTGCACCTGCCCACGATGCGCGCCGTGATGGAGGAGGCGATCAAAGTCGCCGAGCGCGAGCAGCTCTCCTACACCGGCTTCCTCGCCGAGGTCCTCCTGGCCGAGTGCGACGACCGCGACCGCCGCTCCATCGAGCGCCGCGTCCGCGGGGCCGGGTTCCCCAGACAGAAATGGATCGCCGACTTCGACTTCGAGGCCAACCCGAACGTTAACCCCGCCACCGTCCACCAGCTCGCGCAGGGCGAATGGATCCGACGAGGCGACCCGCTGTGCCTCATCGGAGACTCCGGAACCGGGAAGTCCCACCTGCTCATCGCCTTGGGGACCGCGGCCGCCGAGAAGGGATACAGAGTCAAGTTCACCCTCGCGACCAAGCTCGTGAACGAGCTCGTCGAAGCCGCCGACGAGAAGCAGCTCGCCCGCACCATCGCCCGCTACGGAAGGGTGGATCTGCTCTTGATCGATGAGCTGGGGTATATGGAGCTCGACAGGCGTGGGGCCGAGCTCCTCTTCCAGGTTCTCACCGAGCGCGAGGAGAAGGCGAGCGTGGCGATCGCATCAAATTCGGGCTTCTCCGACTGGACGCGCACCTTCACGGACCCGCGCCTCTGCGCAGCCATCGTCGATCGCCTCACCTTCAAAGGCACCATCATCGAAACCGGGACCGACTCCTACCGCCTCCAACACACTAGGGCCAACGCATAACCGCCCGGCGCGGTCCACGCTCAGGTGGTCCCGGCTTGGATTGCCAAAGTGGTCCTCACTTGAGTTGACAGAATCAGTCCCAGCCCCCGAAGACCCGCCGAGCCAGGAAGACCGAAGAAGCCGTGACCGAAAAGCACACGAAACCGCTCCGCCGCCGCCTCCGGCCCGCCCTGGCCGCCGTGGCCCTGGCCCTGGCCGGGCTGGCCGCCTCCGGCGCCCCCGCGATGGCCGTGGACGACGGCACGCTGGGGATCAGGCCGCAGAGCGAGTCCGACTTCTTCCACCTCGACCTCGCCCCCGGCGCCGCCACCGACGCGACCGCTATCGTCTCCAACCACACCGGCGCCCCGGTCACCCTGCTCACCTACCCCGTCGACGGGCAGAACACCGCCCAGGGGACCTTCGCCTTCGCCGGGAAGGACGACCAGGCCAAGGCCCTGGGCGCCTGGGTGCACCTTGACGCCGACCAGGTCACCGTCCCGGCCAACACAGACCTCCCGGTCCACTTCCGCCTCACCGTCCCCCAGGGCACCCCGCCCGGGGACTACGCCGGCGGCGTGATCATCCAGGCACCCCCGGTACAGGGGCAGACCACCACCGTCCACGACACCGCCGTGCGGATCGACACCGTCCAGCGCCAGGGCGTGCGGATCTACCTCAAGGTCGACGGCACCCCCGTGAAGTCCCAATCCCACGGCACCCTCGCCTGGACCCAGGACGGGCCGAACCTGGACTTCACCCTGCCCGTGACCAACACCGGCAACACCATCCTGCACCCCACCGCGGACCTGAACCTCACCGGCTGGCCCACCAACGGCGCCCAGGCCAAGTTCGACACCCCCGAGAGCCTCCTGCCCGGGGCCACCGTGCACCTGCACGCCACCCTCCCCGGCGCCCCGCCCGCCCAGGCCGGCACCGCCGAGGCCAAGATCAACTCAGAGGCCGGCACCCAGGACGCCACCGCCACCGTCCTCTACGCCCCCTGGCTTGCCCTGGGCATCGCCCTCCTGGCCCTCGCCGCCGCCGCGTACGGCGCCTGGCGCCTGGCCCGGTTCGTCCGCCGCGCCCGCGCCGCCCTCGCCCAGGCCGCCGCCGCCCAGAGCACCGGAATCTGGCCCGCCGCCCGGCCGGCACAGGAGCGCACGGCACAGGACGGCACGGCACCGACCGGCCGGCACTGACCCCACCGGCCCCCGCCCCGAGGGGGCAGAGAGGAGAAGACCATGGGAGAACGATTCGGGACCCAGCTGCGCGCCGAGCGCACCGCGCGCGGCCTGTCCCAGACCCAGCTGGGCGGGGAGGAATACTCCCCGAGCTACATCTCGCTGCTCGAGCTCGGCCACCGCGAACCCACCCCGGCGGTCATCGCCGAGCTCGCCGGACGCCTCCGGCTCGCCCCCCAGACCCTGGAGGCCTGGAACCTGGGAAGCACCCCCCAGGAGGGCGCCTTCCTCCAGGCGGGCCTTGCCGCACGGCAGGCCTGGGACCAGCGCGACTACCCCGAGTCCGCCCGCCAGGCCGGCGCCGCGGCACGGCACGCCCACGCCGCCGGCAACCCGGCCGCCTGGTGGGAGATGGCCTACCTGCAGGCAGAGGCCCTGATGAGGCAGGGCCAGACCGCCCAGGCCGCCCTCATCGCCCAGGACATCCTCTCCGCGCCCCTCACCGGAACCTCGCACGCCCTCACCGTCCGCGCCCGCCAGCTCCTCTCCGCGCTCTGCCTCGGACTCGGAGAGCCCGCCGTCGCCGCCGCCCACGCCCGCGCAGCCGTGAAGGCCAGCGCCCCGCTGCCCGCCGGGTCCCCCCTGGCCGCCGCGGCCCTGATCTCCCTCATCGCCGCCCTGGCCGAATCAGGCCGGCTCGAGGAGGCCTGGGAGCACTGCGAGGCCCTCGCTCCCCACAGCACCCAGGACACCCCCGGGCAGGCGGCCGGCGAGGCCGAATGGGCCATCGGCAGCGTCGCGTTCCTGCGCGGGGACCCCGAAGAAGGCGCCCGCCGCCACGAACGCGCCGCCAGGCTCCTCTCCCCCGCCAACGACCTCCCGCTCTGGGCCCGGTTCAACAAGGCCTCCGCCGCCGCCCGCCTCGCCGGGGGCATCACCGAGCCCGAGACCCTCGCCGCCCTCGAACGGGCCGAGATCGCCTACTCCATCGTCGAGGCGAACCGCGCCGAGCAGCTCGAGCTCGCCCTGATCCGCGCCCACTGGCTCCACCTGGACGGCCAGCACGAGCTGGCCCTGGAACACCTGGGGCCGATCCACCGCGAAAGGCACCTCCTGGGCCACCACACCGCCGGGCAGGCCGCCCTCCTGCACGGCCAGGCCCTCACCGCCATCGGCCGGCACCAGGCCGCCCTCGAACACCTCCGCCACGCCCACGCAGCCTTCGCCAGATCCGGTCTGGACGGAAGCGCCCGCACCGCCGAAGACGCCATCGCAGCCCTGCCCCGCACCGCAGCCGAAACCAGAACCCCGACGAGCCCCGCCCCCGCCTGACCATCAGGACCAGCCACCGGCCCTCCGGGCGGATGCTTCGCCTGCAGGGGACGCCTCCGGCCCGCCCCCACCGAGGCGATGTCCGAACAGCGCGCGACACCCTTGGGGGGTTTCGGCCGCCGCCCCCGGTGTCAACGACGTGTTTGAATGGACCCCCTGACGACGGGGCCGGATTCCAGCCACCGTCGCTACAGGACCAGTCTCACACCCTCGTCGACACCCGGCGCGGTGCGCTTCCTCCCCAAACCCTGTGCAAGGAAAACGCAAGGAAGCCGGCCTCTTCCCCGGCCTTCCCAAGTCTTTCCCGAGCTTCCCCCGAGATCGATGTCACCGCGGTCCCGCGGCCCGTAGCTTCGATGGTGGAGCTGGCAAGACCGCCAGCGGACCAGTGTCCCCCCAAACAGGAGCCCGACATGCTTTCTCTCATCGCCTCACTCCACGTCCTGGGCCTCAAGGCCAAGGAGCGCTTCCTCTCCGACGAGAAGGGCGCGACCGCCGTCGAGTACGGCATCATGGTCGCCCTCATCGCCGTCGTGATCATCGTCGCCGTGACCCTCCTCGGCGGCAACCTCAAGACGATGTTCAACAACGTCGCCGGCCAGGTCCCCACGACCAACCCGTGATCCGACAGATGATCCGTCGGGTCTGCTCTGGCGAGAAGGGCGCGACCACCGTCGAGTACGGCATCATGGTCGCGCGGCCTGGGGTAACCAGCCGTGGACGCGGTCGGGCCCAGGCCCTACACCGCGGTGCATGCCTTCTAGGACCGCTACTGGACGCGGGGCGCAGAACTACTGGAAGTCGGACTTCCTTCTCGGGCCTGATGAGATCGAGACGGCCCGCGCAACTGACTGTCGTCAGAGGAGCCCGGCCTGGGTCATGAGGTCGTTGACCTCGGGGCCGTTGAGGGTCCCGGGGTCGATGGTCGGGGCCTGCAGATCGGAGAGCGGGACGAGCTTGGCGTTGGCCGGCACGCCGGAGCCGACGGGGTACTCGAACGACTTCCCATTCTCGAGGACCTCCTGGCCTGACTTCGAGGTGATGAATGCGAGGAACTTCTGGGCCTGGGCCTGGTGCCTGCTCGAGGCCAGGACCGCGCCGCCGGAGACGCTCACGAACGCGCCGGGATCCTGATTCTTGAAGTACTGCAGCGCGACGTTGTTGCTGTTCTCGCCGGTGTCCGCCTGATCGACGAACGAGTAGTAGTGATAGAGGATCCCGGCCTCGATGTCGCCCTTGTTGACGGCGGCGAGGACAGGGGTGTCGTCCTGATAGGTGCGGGCGTTGTCCTTGATTCCCTTGAGCCACGCGAGCGTCGCCTCGCTGCCCTTGAGCTGGAACATCGCGCTCACGATGGCCTGGAAGTCGGCCCCGCCGGTCGACGCGCCGATCCTGTCCTTCCAGGACGGGTCGGCGAGGTCCATGAGGGACTTCGGCAGCTGCGCCTCGGTGAGCTTGGTCTTGTTGTAGGCGAGGACGGTCGAGCGGGCCGCGATGCCCGTCCAGTCGCCGGCCGCGGGGCGGTACTTCGCCGGGACCTGGTCCAGGGTCGATTGGTCGAGCTTGGCGAGCAGGTGGGCGTTCTCGACCTGGTCCATCGCGGGCGAGTTCTCGGTCAGGAACACGTCCGCGGGCGAGGCCTTGCCCTCCTGGATGATCTGGTTGGCCATCTCCGGGTCTTCGCCGTTGCGGAGGTTGACCTTGATCCCGGTCTGCTTGGTGAACTCGTCGACCCACGCCGAGGTCAGCTCCTCGTGCTGGGCGTTGTAGACGGTGATGGTCGTCCCGGCGTCTCCGGAGTTCGAGGAGGCTGCGGCTGAAGGGGTCGAGGTTCCGGAGCATCCGGCGAGGGCCAGTACCGCGAGGGCTGCTGCGCTCACGGCGCTCGGGGTCTTCCAGTTGTTCATTGGGGGCCTTCTGGGGGAATGCAGCGCGCGGCTGTCTGCGGAATCACTCTCCCGGCCGAGCAGACCCGGTTGGGTGCAGCCGGCAGAGCGGTTAGGCAAGGCTTGCCTGACAACGAAAATCTACGGGTCGGCCTGTCTGCAGCCCAAATTAGGGAACATTTGTGTAGCGCAATATTGAAGAGACTGCCCGGTTTCGCGGACACGGTCCTGCCCGGATTCCATGTCGATTCGCACTATTTCCGCACGAGGGCGATGAGATCGCCTGGGAGTTGAATGTGCGCGCCGACGTCTTCGGGGCTTTGGGTGCGGATCCCGCCAGGGACACCTCCCGAGCCAAGCTCGGGACAGACGGGAAGCTGAACCGCTTCAGCTTCAGTATGGACCAGGCCACAGTGGAACGGATGGGGGTCCGGAGGCCCTCAACCGTAGCGGCGCCGGCACTCAACAGTAGCGGCGCCGCGAAGCCCGCCGCCAGGATCCTCCCCCAAGGGGCCGGACTGCACCTACCCGCGGGAGCCAGGCACTGGCTGCCTCTGGCATTCCCGTGCGTCGTTCCGCGGATGGGCCCGAGGCGCCATAGGCGCGAGCTCCGTGCTGACCACCTGCGAGGACCGCATACTGTCCTCATGCCCACCCAGACCATCAATGGAACGCTGATCTTCTTCGAAGTCGAAGGCCACGGTGCCCTGTCGTGCTCGTGCACGGCACCATGGGCGGAGCACACCGCGTGGGACGTTGCCGCCCCCGCACTGGCCCGCTCCTTCCAGGTCGTGCGCTAAGACGGGCGCGGCCATGGACAGAGCATTCCCGAGCCTGGCCAGGGGACCACGGACGACGACATCGCTGACCTCGCCTGCCTGATCAAGAACCTGGGGCTCGCTCGTCGGCAATTCCGCCGGAGGGTGCGTCAGCCTGCGGTTCGCGGTTGAGCATCCCGATCTGGTCAGGAAGATCTCGGTCCACGAGCCGCCGTTCACAGGGCTCCTCGAGGGGGACAGGAGACCCTTTTGGCCCCAGCCGAATGAGCACGGGCCCTTCTAACCAATGGTTCCTTTGAACCCACCGTGAGCGTCACCTGTCAGCGTTCCTGCTCAATCCCTCACGAGCGCCGACGGTCACCTGCCCGCTCCCTCGACCATGCCCGTACGAGGGGCATCAAGGTGCATCAGCAATGAGTCTCACTCGGGAGTTTCGCAGGTTCGCAAAATAAGGGCGTCTGACCGGACGGCGGCCGG
Encoded proteins:
- a CDS encoding ATP-binding protein translates to MTTSAWWTIRSIMAAIVDRVTFNAHILETGTDSYRLRTSRTSSRRKSTAAAASS
- a CDS encoding WxL domain-containing protein gives rise to the protein MRRTTKALAVLAVSGMALGAGAAAASADTVNSTVSGGSLTVSTAAPTLSAVTLNGTNTQTSTGTSGTWTITDARGTGANWTVSASATAFTSAAGTVETTARTIAATALTVTPGTVTPGAGSDAATISAPALAMSTTSQALISATGPAKGTYTLAPSFSLAIPANAYRSNYSGTVGSSALNPYTSTLTYTIG
- the istA gene encoding IS21 family transposase → MEPRVELFARIRRDSRVESLGIRALAKRHGVGRNTVRQALTSAEPPPKKPRVRSAPRLGPFRAEIDQMLRADLEAPRKQRHSAVRVAEVLVERHGADVAPSYSTVRNYVRARRAEIAAERGSVAADAVVPQEHAPGEEAEVDFGEVWIVLAGVRTKCHMFIMRLSHSGRAVHRVYSTQSQEAFLEGHLEAFDEFGGVPTRHIRYDNLSSAVRRVVFGAGRVRDENERWILFRSTAGFDPFYCIPGVEGAHEKGGVEGEVGWFRRRRLTPVPEVSSLAELNERIREWEAQDLNRKITGRPRTIGEDFEAERPFLAPLPAERFDPGLPLYPRVDRSALITVRQAKYSVPARLIGRKVRVSLRATELVVFDGRTQVARHERVVERYGQSVQLDHYLEVLARKPGALPGSTALARARESGTFTSAHEAFWAESRKVNGDAAGTRELIDVLLLHRSLRASDVIAGIRAALSVGAVSADVVAIEARMHANGSTLGMHHPHQQPEPVEHRVISLTQRRLTDPAAVIAGLPKDTRPVPSVTAYDELLKRRKKPGKSPAESEGTTA
- the istB gene encoding IS21-like element helper ATPase IstB, which gives rise to MSPTVTRVATTLRRQRSMSEEAAQAAVEQACRRLHLPTMRAVMEEAIKVAEREQLSYTGFLAEVLLAECDDRDRRSIERRVRGAGFPRQKWIADFDFEANPNVNPATVHQLAQGEWIRRGDPLCLIGDSGTGKSHLLIALGTAAAEKGYRVKFTLATKLVNELVEAADEKQLARTIARYGRVDLLLIDELGYMELDRRGAELLFQVLTEREEKASVAIASNSGFSDWTRTFTDPRLCAAIVDRLTFKGTIIETGTDSYRLQHTRANA
- a CDS encoding WxL protein peptidoglycan domain-containing protein, giving the protein MTEKHTKPLRRRLRPALAAVALALAGLAASGAPAMAVDDGTLGIRPQSESDFFHLDLAPGAATDATAIVSNHTGAPVTLLTYPVDGQNTAQGTFAFAGKDDQAKALGAWVHLDADQVTVPANTDLPVHFRLTVPQGTPPGDYAGGVIIQAPPVQGQTTTVHDTAVRIDTVQRQGVRIYLKVDGTPVKSQSHGTLAWTQDGPNLDFTLPVTNTGNTILHPTADLNLTGWPTNGAQAKFDTPESLLPGATVHLHATLPGAPPAQAGTAEAKINSEAGTQDATATVLYAPWLALGIALLALAAAAYGAWRLARFVRRARAALAQAAAAQSTGIWPAARPAQERTAQDGTAPTGRH
- a CDS encoding helix-turn-helix domain-containing protein — translated: MGERFGTQLRAERTARGLSQTQLGGEEYSPSYISLLELGHREPTPAVIAELAGRLRLAPQTLEAWNLGSTPQEGAFLQAGLAARQAWDQRDYPESARQAGAAARHAHAAGNPAAWWEMAYLQAEALMRQGQTAQAALIAQDILSAPLTGTSHALTVRARQLLSALCLGLGEPAVAAAHARAAVKASAPLPAGSPLAAAALISLIAALAESGRLEEAWEHCEALAPHSTQDTPGQAAGEAEWAIGSVAFLRGDPEEGARRHERAARLLSPANDLPLWARFNKASAAARLAGGITEPETLAALERAEIAYSIVEANRAEQLELALIRAHWLHLDGQHELALEHLGPIHRERHLLGHHTAGQAALLHGQALTAIGRHQAALEHLRHAHAAFARSGLDGSARTAEDAIAALPRTAAETRTPTSPAPA
- a CDS encoding Flp family type IVb pilin → MLSLIASLHVLGLKAKERFLSDEKGATAVEYGIMVALIAVVIIVAVTLLGGNLKTMFNNVAGQVPTTNP
- a CDS encoding iron ABC transporter substrate-binding protein, with translation MNNWKTPSAVSAAALAVLALAGCSGTSTPSAAASSNSGDAGTTITVYNAQHEELTSAWVDEFTKQTGIKVNLRNGEDPEMANQIIQEGKASPADVFLTENSPAMDQVENAHLLAKLDQSTLDQVPAKYRPAAGDWTGIAARSTVLAYNKTKLTEAQLPKSLMDLADPSWKDRIGASTGGADFQAIVSAMFQLKGSEATLAWLKGIKDNARTYQDDTPVLAAVNKGDIEAGILYHYYSFVDQADTGENSNNVALQYFKNQDPGAFVSVSGGAVLASSRHQAQAQKFLAFITSKSGQEVLENGKSFEYPVGSGVPANAKLVPLSDLQAPTIDPGTLNGPEVNDLMTQAGLL